The proteins below come from a single Chryseobacterium bernardetii genomic window:
- a CDS encoding trypsin-like peptidase domain-containing protein: protein MKSTLKKLLPFAVVGVISGATTVGAIQYFGHGSNNGDQSFFTTSAPNTTFAGMNTGAVGDDFVKAAKTTVPAVVTIKNYQSRTASRATEQDLFDYFFGDPFGGRGQQRQKQQQAPDNMPSGMGSGVIISPDGYIISNNHVVAGANKLEVVLSNKKSYIATLVGTDPNTDISLLKIEEKGLPYLNFANSDNIDVGQWVLAVGNPLGLNSTVTAGIVSAKGRGIGILGSQGKASNPIESFIQTDAAINPGNSGGALVNTNGELIGINSAIQSTTGYYQGYGFAVPSNLARKIVEDIKKFGIVQRGFLGVSSLDLSNDQQVQAYNKQFKTNIKAGSGVYVTGFGDNSGAEDAGLKKGDIITKVDNYDITDFADLSMSIGSKRPGDKVVVTYSRNGKEATANVTLRDQKGGTSTRTKADLSVTEKIGAEFDPLNERFKTEYGLNSGVVTKNVSEGGEMAKIGIVDNYIIIEVNGKPVNSQKDIENILNKYQGNVQVKFVDDYGRMYTKGFKMP from the coding sequence ATGAAGAGTACTTTAAAAAAACTATTACCATTTGCAGTAGTTGGAGTCATTTCCGGAGCTACTACCGTTGGAGCTATACAATATTTCGGACACGGCTCCAATAATGGAGATCAATCATTTTTTACAACATCTGCCCCTAACACAACATTCGCAGGAATGAATACGGGTGCAGTGGGTGATGACTTTGTAAAGGCAGCTAAGACAACCGTTCCGGCTGTAGTAACCATTAAGAACTATCAAAGCAGAACGGCCAGCAGAGCTACTGAGCAGGATCTGTTTGATTATTTCTTCGGAGATCCGTTCGGAGGAAGGGGACAACAAAGACAAAAACAACAGCAGGCGCCGGATAATATGCCTTCAGGAATGGGTTCCGGTGTAATTATTTCTCCTGATGGTTATATCATCTCGAACAACCACGTAGTAGCAGGTGCCAACAAACTTGAAGTGGTACTAAGCAACAAAAAATCATATATCGCAACTTTAGTGGGTACGGACCCTAATACAGATATCTCTTTATTAAAAATAGAAGAGAAAGGGCTTCCTTACTTAAACTTTGCAAACTCTGACAATATTGATGTTGGGCAATGGGTATTGGCAGTAGGAAACCCACTGGGATTAAATTCTACTGTAACGGCAGGTATTGTTTCTGCAAAAGGAAGAGGAATCGGTATTTTAGGAAGCCAGGGAAAAGCAAGCAATCCAATTGAAAGTTTTATTCAGACAGATGCCGCAATCAACCCGGGTAACTCAGGGGGTGCCCTGGTAAATACTAACGGAGAACTTATCGGGATTAACTCTGCGATTCAGTCTACAACAGGATATTATCAGGGATACGGATTTGCCGTACCATCTAACCTTGCAAGAAAAATTGTTGAGGACATCAAGAAGTTTGGTATTGTACAGAGAGGATTCTTAGGAGTTTCATCACTAGACCTTTCCAATGACCAGCAGGTTCAGGCTTATAACAAGCAATTCAAAACCAATATTAAGGCTGGCAGCGGAGTGTATGTAACAGGATTCGGTGATAACAGCGGTGCAGAAGATGCAGGACTGAAAAAAGGAGATATCATTACAAAAGTTGATAATTACGATATCACTGATTTTGCTGACCTTTCTATGTCAATAGGAAGCAAGCGCCCTGGTGACAAGGTAGTGGTAACCTATTCAAGAAACGGTAAAGAAGCTACCGCAAATGTAACTTTAAGAGACCAGAAGGGAGGAACTTCTACCAGAACAAAAGCTGACCTTAGCGTAACTGAAAAGATCGGAGCTGAATTTGACCCTCTTAACGAAAGGTTCAAAACAGAATATGGACTGAATAGCGGTGTAGTTACTAAAAATGTATCTGAAGGAGGCGAAATGGCTAAAATCGGAATTGTAGACAACTATATCATCATTGAAGTAAATGGCAAACCGGTAAACTCACAAAAAGACATAGAAAACATCCTGAATAAATATCAGGGAAATGTACAGGTGAAATTTGTGGATGACTACGGAAGAATGTACACAAAAGGATTTAAAATGCCTTAA
- a CDS encoding T9SS type A sorting domain-containing protein, protein MKFNLLLRDKSSFKAALVALCLFSTQFLFGQNRIYAHAQSSGVFGVACLGCRVDNPLNAVGGNEDDYSTMVLGTALLGGIQQTLIFPDLRADTRLVVGIGTDNIPLSVQLLSGVTLETMNGGTSNEDRRTIDISLLKLGATPNRGTVEFKPTKPYDGIRIGLTGGVLSLGGGFRIYYAYQDPLIQLLAHSQNGQVTLSGNVSVEGSEVSLMNTLGKEVYRSKLRSNTFTPNQPGGIYIMNLQTKEGKTYSKKIIIQ, encoded by the coding sequence ATGAAATTTAATTTACTTCTGAGAGATAAATCCTCTTTTAAAGCAGCATTAGTTGCATTATGCTTATTTTCTACTCAGTTTCTATTTGGGCAGAACAGAATCTATGCTCATGCACAGAGCTCTGGCGTGTTTGGTGTAGCTTGTCTTGGTTGCCGTGTAGATAATCCATTAAATGCGGTGGGAGGCAATGAGGATGATTATTCTACAATGGTATTGGGAACAGCTTTATTAGGTGGCATTCAACAGACTTTAATTTTTCCAGATCTTAGAGCTGACACAAGACTTGTTGTAGGAATCGGAACAGATAATATCCCTTTATCTGTACAGTTATTAAGCGGTGTAACTCTTGAAACAATGAACGGTGGTACTTCTAATGAAGACCGCAGGACAATAGACATAAGTCTCTTAAAACTGGGAGCCACACCTAACAGGGGTACAGTAGAGTTTAAACCTACGAAACCATATGACGGAATAAGAATTGGATTAACCGGAGGTGTATTGAGCCTTGGAGGCGGATTCAGAATCTATTATGCTTATCAGGATCCGTTAATTCAACTGCTGGCCCACAGTCAAAATGGACAGGTAACCCTTAGTGGAAATGTGAGTGTAGAAGGTTCTGAAGTTTCATTAATGAATACTTTGGGGAAAGAGGTTTACCGCTCTAAGCTAAGAAGCAATACATTTACCCCTAACCAGCCTGGTGGAATTTACATTATGAACCTTCAGACTAAGGAAGGAAAAACATATTCCAAGAAAATCATTATTCAATAA
- a CDS encoding N-acetylmuramoyl-L-alanine amidase family protein has protein sequence MHKQNFKIILSFLLLLTSNFIFSQKKFTLVLDAGHGGSDHGANRTYSDIGRIAEKDITLAITLKVGAMLEKNRDFKVIYTRKIDEYPSLSDRTNLANRSKADLFISIHCNSSARPTAYGTETYVQGPNQNNENLEVAKRENDVIYLDEKDKQIFGSYNPDSPESLIALKLQQSKYLESSLLLGGLVEDNFVNKDKRSSRGVFQKNLHVLRMNAMPSVLIETGFINHPEESHYIASEKGQTEIAESIYNAIIDYKKAIDRKAGGSFTTKKQEPEKPAETPLKNDFRILLMSSPTKYNENDPALKGLNYILTLKENGQYKYYYAVTNMASVRDINLKTAKDAGFRNAFAVGFMPNQRISMGYYTLEVYTGEKLNGNSYILQNLKDVEREKENGVFYYTYGKAYTLEDAVKLQKEVEAKGIKNTVIQKVYK, from the coding sequence ATGCACAAACAAAATTTTAAAATAATTTTATCATTTCTCCTTCTCCTAACCAGCAACTTTATTTTCTCCCAAAAGAAGTTCACACTAGTTCTTGATGCGGGACACGGAGGAAGTGATCATGGAGCCAACAGGACTTATTCAGACATTGGAAGAATTGCAGAAAAAGATATTACTCTTGCTATTACTTTAAAGGTTGGAGCCATGCTTGAAAAAAACAGAGACTTCAAAGTAATTTATACCAGAAAGATTGATGAATACCCTTCCTTGTCTGACAGAACGAACCTGGCTAACAGAAGTAAGGCAGATCTGTTTATATCCATCCACTGTAATTCTTCTGCAAGACCTACCGCTTATGGTACGGAAACTTATGTACAGGGGCCTAACCAGAACAATGAGAACCTGGAGGTTGCCAAAAGGGAAAATGATGTGATTTATCTGGATGAAAAAGATAAACAGATCTTTGGATCTTATAACCCTGATTCTCCTGAATCTTTAATTGCATTAAAGTTACAACAGAGTAAATACCTTGAATCCAGTCTTCTTTTAGGCGGATTGGTAGAAGACAACTTTGTAAATAAAGACAAAAGATCTTCAAGGGGTGTTTTCCAGAAAAACCTTCACGTTCTTCGTATGAATGCCATGCCTTCTGTACTGATAGAAACAGGCTTCATTAATCACCCCGAAGAAAGCCATTATATAGCCTCTGAAAAAGGTCAGACTGAAATTGCAGAAAGTATCTATAATGCCATCATTGATTACAAAAAAGCAATTGACAGAAAAGCAGGCGGGTCTTTCACCACTAAAAAACAGGAACCTGAAAAACCAGCAGAAACTCCGCTAAAGAATGATTTCAGAATACTACTGATGAGTTCTCCTACCAAATATAATGAGAATGATCCAGCACTGAAAGGCCTTAATTACATCCTTACCCTTAAAGAGAACGGACAGTACAAATACTATTACGCAGTAACCAATATGGCTTCTGTGAGAGATATAAATCTTAAAACCGCTAAGGATGCAGGATTCAGGAATGCATTTGCAGTAGGATTCATGCCTAACCAGAGAATTAGTATGGGCTATTATACACTTGAAGTATATACCGGAGAAAAACTGAACGGAAATTCATACATCCTTCAAAACCTTAAGGATGTGGAAAGAGAGAAGGAAAATGGCGTTTTCTATTATACTTACGGAAAGGCCTACACCCTGGAAGATGCTGTAAAACTTCAGAAAGAGGTTGAAGCCAAAGGCATTAAGAATACCGTGATTCAAAAAGTTTATAAATAA
- the rpsT gene encoding 30S ribosomal protein S20, producing the protein MANHKSALKRIRQNETRRLRNRYYHKTARTALKALRNEENKAAATEQLPKVIALLDKLAKKNIIHKNKAANLKSKLTKHVNKLA; encoded by the coding sequence ATGGCAAATCATAAATCAGCATTAAAAAGAATCAGACAGAACGAAACTAGAAGACTTCGTAATAGATATTACCACAAGACTGCTAGAACAGCATTGAAAGCCTTAAGAAATGAGGAAAATAAAGCTGCTGCAACAGAGCAACTGCCAAAAGTTATCGCTTTATTGGATAAATTAGCTAAGAAAAATATTATCCACAAAAACAAAGCGGCTAACTTAAAAAGCAAATTAACAAAACACGTTAATAAATTAGCGTAA
- a CDS encoding T9SS type A sorting domain-containing protein gives MKTNLLLSSRSIKTAVFASLLFLASNMSFAQIVKYYANAQANQVYGVCIGCGVLNPMNAVGPNESDYSVLQVSIGLLARTEQTLIFPNSAYTNKLVIGIGSNGTPLSAQVLGGVSIETFNGDVSNNDYQNLNNDILKLGAGDPSKGEIELTMNKPYDRIKINVNGGLLSLGGEFRVYYGYQYRDPFISFMAYGQNGQVTLDKNLKVEGSEVTLINTSGKEVFRTKLNSNTFETNQPEGLYIIKLRTKDGKTHSSKVLLK, from the coding sequence ATGAAAACTAATTTATTATTGAGTTCACGCAGTATTAAGACGGCTGTTTTTGCTTCTTTATTATTTCTGGCAAGCAACATGTCATTTGCACAAATTGTAAAATATTATGCAAATGCTCAAGCGAATCAGGTTTATGGCGTATGTATAGGCTGCGGAGTGTTAAATCCAATGAACGCAGTTGGTCCTAACGAGAGTGATTACTCTGTTCTACAGGTATCCATCGGTTTACTGGCCCGTACTGAACAGACATTAATTTTCCCTAACAGTGCTTACACTAACAAATTGGTTATCGGGATTGGTTCTAACGGAACTCCTCTAAGTGCTCAGGTATTAGGAGGTGTGTCTATTGAGACCTTCAACGGAGATGTTTCCAACAACGATTACCAAAATCTAAACAATGACATTTTAAAGCTTGGGGCTGGTGATCCAAGCAAAGGTGAAATTGAGCTTACCATGAATAAACCTTACGACCGTATTAAAATTAATGTAAACGGTGGATTACTAAGTTTAGGAGGTGAGTTTAGAGTATATTACGGATACCAGTACAGAGATCCTTTCATCAGTTTTATGGCCTACGGTCAAAATGGTCAGGTTACTCTGGATAAAAATCTAAAGGTGGAAGGATCAGAGGTTACTCTTATCAACACTTCAGGAAAAGAGGTATTCCGTACCAAATTAAATTCCAATACATTTGAAACCAACCAGCCTGAAGGGCTTTACATTATAAAACTTCGGACGAAGGATGGGAAAACGCATTCAAGTAAGGTTTTACTTAAATAA
- a CDS encoding putative LPS assembly protein LptD — translation MAKTVLKNILQILIILIFNNFLAQKTPEKLPKNTVKDTISKKDTIVAKKEALDDVLQTKADDQRRDIPKKMTFLNKNAQVKYQDMQIDADYISIDDNKNLIYARGKLDSLGKIIEPVVTTQAGKKYETNEFSYNTKTKQAIAFNARTEESEGVIIAQKTKKYNDSVFAMRKADYTTDEYFVKKKDTAADYFMRASNIKLIKTKSKSQIVTGPIQMYIEQVPTPLVMPFAILPFSDKRAAGILIPSFGEREDVGFFLNGIGYYQPIGEHFDLKVLADIYTKGSWNLRPQMNYQKKYRYSGSFNADIGTMVRGIKGLDDYNKNSTYRISWTHSQDSKANPFLTFSASVDIVSTKFYNNTLNNNYIFNQNILNTQQNSTVTLTKRFLKLPMTITGTASYSQNFATGLADLRLPQMNVAVNQFYLFKSKSGVRQGLLENITVNTGFNLTNFVNTQENELFKKEMWDKMQTGLKNNIALATNTTLAKYFTFSLSANIDNALTTKTLNRYYDPVNNVTVDEINKKFAGYSSFSTTASLQTTLYGMMKFKKGSVIEAVRHMMTPSIGFTYSPDFSSPGFGYYKNYYNAAGALTPYSIFEKGIIGSPSNSLVGALGFSIGNNIEMKVKSKSDSTGVKKIKIFESLNLTGSYNFAAKDHPWSIFSINGQSSFFNNKLTVNTSLSLDPYKIEFIPGQDQGIRTEKFGGFSVQGFNIQVSYPLSSEIFGEKTDYAKKYSSKGEIRNENYYFDDDHYARFDQAWTLNINANYAYSKGTNRFGSKIASIGLDGSIKLTPYWNVTGSTHYDLVTKELAYTRIGFSRDQRSFTINFNWVPFGQYKVYDFFIGIKANILSDALKYKDRSFTQPNAPF, via the coding sequence TTGGCCAAAACCGTCCTCAAAAATATATTACAAATTTTAATTATCCTAATTTTTAACAATTTTTTAGCACAGAAAACCCCTGAAAAATTGCCTAAAAATACGGTTAAAGATACTATTTCCAAAAAGGATACCATTGTTGCAAAAAAAGAAGCTTTAGATGATGTACTTCAAACAAAGGCAGATGATCAGCGCAGGGATATTCCTAAAAAAATGACATTCCTTAACAAGAATGCCCAGGTGAAGTATCAGGATATGCAGATTGATGCAGATTATATTTCTATTGATGATAATAAAAATCTGATCTACGCCAGAGGAAAACTGGATTCTTTAGGAAAAATCATAGAGCCTGTAGTAACTACTCAGGCTGGGAAAAAATATGAAACCAACGAATTCAGCTATAATACAAAAACCAAACAGGCTATTGCTTTCAATGCAAGAACAGAGGAGAGTGAGGGGGTAATTATAGCCCAGAAAACAAAAAAATATAACGATTCGGTGTTCGCTATGAGAAAAGCAGATTATACCACCGATGAGTATTTTGTGAAGAAAAAAGATACGGCAGCAGATTATTTTATGAGAGCTTCCAATATCAAACTGATAAAAACAAAAAGTAAATCTCAAATTGTTACGGGACCTATCCAAATGTATATAGAACAGGTGCCTACACCTCTTGTTATGCCTTTTGCAATACTGCCGTTCTCAGATAAAAGAGCTGCCGGTATTTTGATCCCAAGTTTCGGGGAAAGAGAAGATGTTGGATTCTTCCTGAACGGAATCGGATATTATCAGCCGATTGGGGAACACTTTGATCTTAAGGTACTCGCAGATATCTATACCAAAGGAAGCTGGAACCTGCGTCCACAGATGAATTACCAGAAAAAGTACCGTTATTCGGGAAGCTTCAATGCAGACATCGGAACTATGGTAAGAGGGATCAAAGGATTGGATGATTATAATAAAAACAGTACATATAGAATCAGCTGGACGCATTCTCAGGATTCTAAAGCCAATCCTTTTCTTACATTCAGTGCTTCGGTTGATATTGTAAGTACTAAGTTTTATAATAATACACTTAACAATAATTATATTTTCAATCAGAATATATTGAACACCCAGCAGAACTCAACGGTAACGCTTACCAAAAGATTTCTGAAACTTCCTATGACTATTACGGGAACGGCATCTTACTCGCAGAACTTTGCAACAGGCTTGGCAGATCTTCGTCTTCCACAGATGAATGTAGCGGTCAATCAGTTTTACCTGTTTAAGTCGAAATCAGGAGTAAGACAGGGACTTCTTGAAAATATTACAGTAAATACTGGTTTTAACCTGACCAACTTTGTGAACACGCAGGAAAATGAATTGTTCAAAAAAGAAATGTGGGACAAAATGCAGACAGGCCTTAAGAACAATATCGCTTTAGCCACCAATACCACTCTGGCTAAATATTTTACTTTCAGTTTAAGTGCTAATATTGATAATGCTTTAACGACAAAAACTTTAAACAGGTATTATGATCCTGTAAATAATGTGACCGTGGATGAGATCAATAAAAAGTTTGCAGGATATTCTTCATTCTCTACCACTGCCAGTCTTCAGACTACTTTGTATGGAATGATGAAATTTAAAAAAGGATCTGTTATAGAAGCTGTGAGACATATGATGACTCCAAGTATCGGATTTACCTATTCTCCTGATTTCTCAAGCCCTGGTTTCGGGTATTACAAAAACTATTATAATGCAGCCGGTGCTCTTACTCCTTATTCTATCTTTGAAAAAGGAATTATAGGAAGCCCGTCAAACAGTTTGGTGGGAGCATTAGGTTTCAGTATAGGGAATAATATTGAAATGAAGGTGAAATCTAAAAGTGATTCTACCGGAGTGAAAAAAATAAAGATTTTTGAATCTTTAAACCTTACAGGAAGCTATAACTTTGCAGCTAAAGACCACCCTTGGTCTATCTTCAGTATCAACGGGCAGTCTTCTTTCTTTAACAATAAGCTTACAGTTAATACCAGCCTTTCTCTTGATCCTTATAAAATCGAATTTATTCCAGGGCAGGATCAGGGGATCAGAACAGAAAAATTTGGAGGCTTCAGTGTACAGGGATTCAATATTCAGGTATCTTATCCTTTAAGCAGCGAGATCTTTGGTGAAAAAACGGATTACGCAAAGAAATATAGTTCAAAAGGAGAAATCCGAAATGAAAATTACTATTTTGATGATGATCATTATGCGCGTTTTGATCAGGCCTGGACCCTGAATATTAATGCTAATTATGCTTATTCTAAAGGAACCAACAGATTCGGAAGTAAAATTGCATCCATAGGTCTTGACGGAAGTATTAAGCTTACTCCTTACTGGAATGTTACCGGAAGTACCCATTATGACTTGGTGACTAAGGAACTGGCCTATACAAGAATCGGTTTTTCAAGAGATCAGCGAAGTTTCACCATTAATTTTAACTGGGTGCCCTTCGGACAATATAAAGTATATGATTTCTTTATCGGGATCAAAGCCAATATCTTAAGTGATGCGTTGAAGTATAAAGACAGAAGCTTTACACAGCCAAATGCACCTTTCTAA
- a CDS encoding ISAon1 family transposase N-terminal region protein: MLSDHDLLKLLLPEFLVEHFDILKAETHDAELHIYFEERNSIPHEFKERRLESKGFLPEIIVDDYPLRGKIVKLHVKRRRWTDKSSGEILQRDWQLVAKGTRMTKDLAVFLKKISRH, encoded by the coding sequence ATGTTAAGCGATCACGACCTTCTTAAATTATTACTTCCGGAATTTTTAGTAGAGCACTTTGATATCCTCAAAGCAGAAACTCATGATGCAGAACTTCATATTTATTTTGAAGAAAGAAACAGTATTCCCCATGAATTTAAAGAAAGGAGACTTGAATCCAAGGGCTTTTTACCTGAAATCATTGTAGATGATTATCCATTACGGGGTAAAATCGTAAAGCTCCATGTTAAAAGAAGGAGATGGACAGATAAATCCTCCGGTGAGATCCTTCAGAGAGACTGGCAGCTTGTAGCGAAAGGCACACGGATGACAAAGGATTTGGCAGTCTTCTTAAAAAAAATTAGCAGACACTAA
- a CDS encoding RidA family protein, giving the protein MKQIINTVNAPAAIGPYSQANMTNGVLYISGQIPVDPATGKLVEGIEKETHQVMKNLEAILTEAGMTFKNVVKATIFLKSMDDFAVMNDIYASYLDAGSYPARETVQVSCLPKNVDIEISMIAHQD; this is encoded by the coding sequence ATGAAACAAATTATCAACACAGTTAATGCACCTGCAGCTATTGGTCCTTATTCACAAGCTAATATGACTAACGGAGTTCTGTATATCTCAGGACAGATCCCTGTAGATCCTGCAACTGGTAAACTGGTAGAAGGAATTGAAAAGGAAACGCATCAGGTAATGAAAAACCTTGAAGCGATCCTTACAGAAGCTGGAATGACTTTTAAAAATGTTGTAAAAGCAACAATCTTCCTTAAAAGCATGGATGATTTTGCCGTAATGAACGATATTTATGCTTCATATTTAGATGCTGGAAGCTATCCGGCACGTGAAACAGTACAGGTTTCTTGTCTGCCTAAAAATGTGGATATTGAAATTTCTATGATCGCACATCAGGATTAA
- a CDS encoding ISAon1 family transposase, producing MKGKTFQRQYKNNLSEYHSWEQKPHAEDWIIYPENVSASLSLDEVALSDGELYTVLTSKKAKGRKGSIVAMIKGTQSDFVITHLLKISRKLRMKVNEITLDMAGSMKRIAQRCFPDAVQVIDRFHVQKLSIEALQEIRIRHRWEAIEMENNPFNSHSAETEVFANGDTRKQLLVRSRYLLYKSREKWTLSQKQRASILFTQYPDLEQAYELTDGLRKIYNQNISKSVAMTKLAHWFRNVEEAEFKSFSTLRKTIMNHYRNILNYFDQRSTNAAAESFNAKIKNFRMQLRGVKDRTFFIFRLAKLFA from the coding sequence ATCAAAGGCAAGACCTTCCAGAGGCAATACAAGAATAATCTCAGCGAATATCATAGCTGGGAACAAAAACCGCACGCAGAGGACTGGATCATTTACCCTGAAAATGTCTCAGCCTCCTTATCTTTAGACGAAGTAGCATTATCTGATGGAGAACTTTATACCGTTCTTACCTCCAAAAAAGCAAAAGGGAGAAAAGGAAGTATTGTTGCTATGATAAAAGGTACCCAGAGTGATTTTGTCATCACACATCTTTTGAAGATCAGCAGAAAACTTCGGATGAAGGTAAACGAAATTACATTGGATATGGCGGGTTCCATGAAGCGTATTGCCCAACGCTGCTTTCCTGATGCAGTACAGGTTATTGATCGTTTTCATGTTCAGAAGCTGTCCATAGAGGCCCTTCAGGAGATCAGGATCAGGCATCGCTGGGAAGCCATTGAAATGGAAAACAATCCTTTTAACAGTCACTCAGCTGAAACAGAAGTTTTTGCAAATGGAGATACCCGGAAACAGCTCTTGGTAAGAAGCAGGTATTTACTATATAAAAGCCGTGAGAAATGGACTCTGTCCCAGAAACAAAGAGCTTCGATCCTTTTTACCCAGTATCCTGATCTGGAACAGGCATATGAATTGACTGATGGACTTAGAAAAATTTATAACCAGAATATTTCGAAATCTGTAGCCATGACTAAACTGGCCCATTGGTTTAGAAATGTGGAAGAAGCAGAGTTTAAATCTTTTTCTACCTTAAGAAAAACAATAATGAATCATTATAGAAATATTCTCAACTACTTTGATCAAAGAAGCACCAATGCTGCTGCTGAATCTTTCAATGCGAAAATAAAAAACTTCAGAATGCAGCTCAGAGGAGTAAAAGACAGAACCTTTTTTATCTTCAGATTAGCTAAACTTTTTGCCTAG